A single Candidatus Polarisedimenticolia bacterium DNA region contains:
- a CDS encoding TonB-dependent receptor, translating into MRSRGLLLVCFLTALTAGLFQGYAQEITTGTIAGTITDDKGKPVADAIVTALSPQGARKVVSDRNGYYIIPFLTPGTYTIQVIAPGYSQVMQEGIVARLNDKTTSNYTLQPGVVEKVTVTGQAPLVDRSDTSTGANVKVQDFTAVIPVGRTYSNLFATAPGVVSGGGTGAGNYSIGGASGLENSYLIDGVNITNTGYGGIGAFNIVYGSLGTGVTSDFLDEVQVKTGGFEAEFGQALGGVLNAVVRSGTNEVKGNLSFYGTLSALEGSRERVRTELGSVNVREQDIYDFAFSMGGPFVKDKLFWFVAMNPVETRTGFEAPSVIFPSCPGCDPDISDIAGTEAFPASDLGIQERVRRNYNYAAKLTWFMASNHRLDFSLFGDPSRGYNGPQNADAPIANQALLYADYAQGGGQSGIRYGGNNAALKYNGILTPKFFIDAQVSLHDGRFSEDPLLDGYMIRDRRAQLLFNTGQLDVGPANFVGGPGFLSQQNDRSLQYSAKLTNILPARNELKYGVEFSDIEYLDDQSYSGPEVTVFFAASCTANPTVACRDDTDCPGGDTCDLGVFNQVPVQTTSGATFDRRGTTEYRLTRNRYYPTPGPTTTDDLNLFVQDTWQASDRWTVKAGLRATRENIKGSGEYTLPVDLTVSNRVGSTTFSPGEYAFDWEFSPRLGFTYDVMGTGKSKLYANYARYFERVPNDLAVRSFSSETGSTRVTYELAGTPDPTIPFNQQAVQVGGPNFQGFPNTRVQDGTRLPYEDEYILGYQQQLRPDLSIEVRGIFRYQGRVLEDVQFTALESTQNYYYGTSYGYPCDPFPSSGVTCPGVPAGSFDAAPFGEYVLANPAVNTPATAGFPNPKRDYKALELAINKTFSENWAMNANYRYSQLKGNYEGLFRNDNGQSDPNITSLFDFPNSPLMQGQFSTGFLNTDRTHVVNIYSYYRWPGGFTVGGGFNWQSGVPRQPYLAHPSYQNAGEIPGIDPIYAWWEDGDGDGLPSPNDTLVTGTGEQALADPLRQSAIFLYDYKQVKRGYLGRTPDIVTFDVNFAYPIKLGNGSQLNLALAIFNLFNNQETRLFDDNVESVAGIRNPDFLAPVDYGPPRTMRLSVNWSF; encoded by the coding sequence ATGCGATCTCGCGGACTGCTTCTCGTGTGCTTTCTGACGGCGCTCACCGCCGGGCTTTTCCAGGGCTATGCTCAGGAAATCACGACGGGGACGATCGCCGGGACGATCACCGACGACAAGGGAAAACCGGTCGCCGACGCGATCGTCACCGCCCTTTCTCCTCAAGGAGCCCGAAAAGTGGTCTCCGATAGGAACGGGTATTACATCATCCCCTTCCTCACGCCCGGGACCTACACGATCCAGGTGATCGCCCCCGGATACTCGCAAGTCATGCAGGAAGGGATCGTCGCGCGCCTGAACGACAAGACCACTTCCAACTACACGCTGCAGCCAGGGGTGGTCGAGAAGGTCACGGTGACGGGGCAGGCGCCCCTGGTCGACCGCAGCGACACCAGCACGGGCGCCAACGTCAAGGTTCAGGACTTCACCGCCGTCATCCCGGTCGGCCGCACTTACAGCAACCTGTTCGCGACGGCCCCCGGCGTCGTGAGCGGCGGCGGCACCGGTGCCGGCAACTACTCGATCGGCGGGGCTTCGGGGTTGGAGAATTCCTACTTGATCGACGGAGTCAACATCACCAACACCGGCTATGGCGGCATCGGCGCTTTCAATATTGTCTACGGCTCGCTGGGCACGGGCGTCACGTCCGATTTCCTGGACGAGGTGCAGGTCAAGACCGGCGGGTTCGAGGCCGAGTTCGGCCAGGCCCTCGGCGGGGTGCTCAACGCCGTGGTGAGATCCGGCACGAACGAAGTGAAAGGAAACCTTTCCTTCTACGGCACCCTGAGCGCCCTGGAAGGGTCGCGCGAGCGGGTCCGCACCGAGCTGGGCTCCGTCAACGTCCGCGAGCAGGACATCTATGACTTCGCCTTCTCGATGGGCGGACCCTTCGTGAAGGACAAGTTGTTCTGGTTCGTGGCCATGAACCCGGTCGAGACGCGCACCGGATTCGAGGCCCCCTCGGTCATTTTCCCGAGCTGCCCCGGCTGCGATCCCGACATCTCCGACATCGCCGGGACCGAGGCCTTCCCGGCCTCCGACCTGGGAATCCAGGAGCGCGTACGGCGCAACTACAACTACGCGGCCAAGCTCACCTGGTTCATGGCGAGCAACCACCGCCTCGACTTCTCGCTGTTCGGAGACCCGTCGCGCGGCTACAACGGCCCGCAGAACGCCGACGCCCCGATCGCCAACCAGGCCCTGCTGTACGCCGACTACGCCCAGGGTGGCGGGCAGAGCGGTATCCGCTACGGGGGCAACAACGCCGCGCTCAAATACAACGGCATCCTGACCCCCAAGTTCTTCATCGACGCCCAGGTCTCGCTGCACGACGGCCGCTTCAGCGAGGACCCGTTGCTCGACGGCTATATGATTCGGGACCGTCGGGCCCAGCTCCTGTTCAACACCGGACAGCTGGACGTGGGGCCGGCCAACTTCGTCGGCGGGCCCGGCTTCCTGTCGCAGCAGAATGACCGCAGCCTGCAATACTCGGCCAAGCTGACGAACATCCTGCCGGCCCGCAATGAGCTGAAGTATGGCGTAGAGTTCTCGGACATCGAATACCTGGACGACCAGAGCTACTCGGGACCGGAGGTGACCGTCTTCTTCGCCGCCAGCTGCACGGCCAATCCCACCGTCGCCTGCCGCGACGACACCGATTGCCCGGGGGGCGACACCTGTGATTTGGGCGTCTTCAACCAGGTGCCAGTCCAGACCACCTCGGGGGCGACCTTCGACCGGCGCGGGACAACCGAGTACCGCCTGACCCGGAACCGCTACTACCCGACGCCTGGACCCACCACCACCGACGACCTGAACCTGTTCGTCCAGGACACCTGGCAGGCATCGGACCGCTGGACGGTGAAGGCGGGGCTGCGCGCCACCCGCGAGAATATCAAGGGCTCCGGAGAGTACACGCTTCCTGTCGATCTCACCGTCTCGAATCGTGTCGGCAGCACCACCTTCTCGCCCGGGGAATATGCCTTCGACTGGGAGTTCTCGCCGCGCCTGGGCTTCACCTACGACGTCATGGGGACGGGCAAGAGCAAGCTGTACGCGAACTACGCCCGCTACTTCGAGCGGGTTCCCAACGACCTGGCGGTGCGCTCCTTCAGCAGCGAGACGGGCAGCACGCGCGTCACCTACGAGCTCGCCGGCACTCCCGATCCGACCATCCCCTTCAATCAGCAGGCGGTGCAGGTGGGCGGCCCCAACTTCCAGGGGTTCCCCAATACCCGGGTGCAGGACGGGACCAGGCTGCCGTACGAGGACGAGTACATCCTCGGCTATCAGCAGCAGCTGCGGCCCGATCTGTCGATCGAAGTGCGCGGCATCTTCCGCTACCAGGGAAGGGTGCTGGAAGACGTCCAGTTCACGGCACTGGAGTCGACCCAGAACTATTACTACGGCACGAGCTACGGCTACCCGTGCGATCCCTTTCCGAGCTCCGGGGTGACCTGCCCCGGCGTGCCGGCCGGATCGTTCGACGCCGCCCCGTTCGGCGAGTATGTCCTTGCCAACCCTGCGGTGAACACTCCCGCCACGGCCGGCTTCCCCAACCCGAAGCGCGACTACAAGGCACTCGAGCTGGCGATCAACAAGACCTTCTCCGAGAACTGGGCGATGAACGCCAACTACCGCTACTCGCAGCTGAAGGGGAACTACGAGGGACTGTTCCGCAACGACAACGGCCAGAGCGACCCCAACATCACTTCCTTGTTCGACTTCCCCAACTCGCCGCTGATGCAAGGGCAATTCTCCACTGGCTTCCTGAACACCGACCGGACGCACGTGGTGAACATCTACTCCTACTACCGCTGGCCAGGCGGCTTCACGGTCGGGGGAGGGTTCAACTGGCAGTCGGGAGTGCCGCGCCAGCCCTATCTGGCGCACCCGAGCTACCAGAACGCCGGGGAGATCCCCGGCATCGATCCAATCTACGCCTGGTGGGAAGATGGGGACGGCGACGGCCTTCCCAGCCCCAACGACACCCTGGTCACCGGCACGGGAGAGCAGGCGCTGGCCGACCCGCTTCGCCAGAGCGCCATCTTCCTTTACGACTACAAGCAGGTGAAAAGGGGATATCTTGGACGTACGCCCGATATCGTGACTTTCGACGTGAATTTCGCCTATCCAATCAAGCTGGGAAACGGCTCCCAGCTCAATCTGGCGCTGGCGATCTTCAATCTCTTCAATAACCAGGAGACCAGGCTCTTCGACGACAACGTCGAATCGGTCGCCGGCATCAGGAACCCCGATTTCCTGGCGCCCGTCGACTACGGCCCGCCGCGCACCATGCGGCTTTCGGTGAACTGGAGCTTCTGA
- a CDS encoding alkaline phosphatase family protein — protein sequence MKRRSLLLVLAVALAAGLPAAGLLARRGIVRVPADHFAIAGNRVLAPGWHLTPPLLETRVLEREGDGALPPLPLPNREGVKAEAVLSFYYRVRPETLAEVSRRSGKGFHALLEKAARDALAQAGAARSALELLDPALARPVEASLNRSLASAGIEVSALGCAATLPGDAGNSAAPARLAQASQSTGIHLLLIGLDAADWESIDPLLAEGKLPNLAALIGKGVRGPLRSYNPMVSPLLWTTIATGKGPDLHGVADFSVVQAKTGARVPISSTSRKVRALWDILSELDRRVAVVGWWASFPADPIHGVMVTDRVAALSLLPNREALADRPGYTQPPDFLKEILSGCVLPEGITLEEVRRFAEVTPEQYRAGLQWIAHPPEPPAKGKPPVQDPVGLLIKILAATRNYHTAALQALQRGPFDLTAVYFEGIDLVGHRFQHYRAPRMQIADAEGYARFHDVVTKFYIHQDRLVGELIRKAGPGTTVLVLSDHGFKTGASRPEGVLPYTVDQPVEWHREDGIFILSGPGAAHGTLREPATLFDITPTILALLGAPLASDMPGHPLSSALDPAFLREHPPGRIPSYEALGAPRRGSEAEEAEEVSAEMMAQLRALGYVGGGEAAAPAPAKGSGGPAGDGATDTTVSYHRNLATYYLSAHRYQEAIDELNRANQREKLPKSYGMLAEALDALGRKPEALAALEEGWKEVPEAMAPDSVFWYVQLSADLGDAARGRRFLDSHAVALNDTPALRAAAEGVLAASAGDSRGAEEHFLIALRADPTLVAAARPLAEIAAARGNLESLRPLLEAGLRRSDRIDEYHNLLGALDSKAGRKEQALAHFRRACELSPADPRFALNLSLTLMDLQRWSEAAEALDRAVAITPGADLFLALGNARLQTREPEAALAAFRRASEAGADPARAELGIALSTLRLRGRDEALALARDSLARHPENPALAGLVRDLSAQR from the coding sequence ATGAAGCGTCGATCCCTGCTCCTCGTCCTCGCCGTCGCCCTGGCGGCCGGCCTGCCGGCCGCGGGACTGCTCGCGCGGCGCGGCATCGTCCGCGTGCCGGCAGATCACTTCGCCATCGCCGGCAATCGCGTCCTGGCGCCGGGATGGCACCTCACCCCTCCCCTGCTCGAGACCCGCGTGCTGGAGCGCGAAGGCGACGGCGCGCTGCCGCCGTTGCCGCTGCCGAACCGCGAAGGGGTGAAGGCGGAGGCGGTGCTCTCGTTCTACTACCGCGTCCGGCCCGAGACCCTCGCCGAGGTCTCGCGGCGCAGCGGCAAAGGGTTCCATGCGCTTCTCGAAAAGGCCGCGCGCGACGCCCTGGCGCAGGCGGGTGCGGCGCGTTCGGCGCTCGAGCTGCTGGACCCGGCGCTGGCCCGGCCGGTCGAAGCGTCCCTGAATCGCAGCCTGGCTTCCGCCGGCATCGAGGTTTCGGCGCTCGGCTGTGCCGCCACCCTTCCGGGCGATGCGGGAAACAGCGCGGCGCCGGCCCGCCTCGCGCAGGCCTCCCAATCCACCGGAATCCACCTTCTGCTCATCGGGCTCGACGCGGCCGACTGGGAATCGATCGATCCGCTCCTCGCCGAGGGGAAGCTGCCGAATCTGGCGGCGCTGATTGGGAAGGGAGTGCGGGGACCGCTGCGTTCCTACAATCCGATGGTATCGCCGCTGCTGTGGACCACGATCGCGACCGGCAAAGGGCCCGATCTCCACGGAGTTGCCGACTTCAGCGTCGTCCAGGCCAAAACCGGCGCCCGCGTGCCGATCAGCAGCACGTCCCGGAAGGTCCGGGCGCTATGGGACATCCTCTCGGAGCTGGATCGCCGCGTCGCCGTGGTCGGCTGGTGGGCCAGCTTTCCCGCGGATCCGATCCATGGCGTGATGGTGACCGATCGGGTCGCGGCCCTCAGCCTGCTGCCGAACCGCGAGGCGCTGGCCGATCGCCCCGGCTACACCCAGCCCCCGGATTTCCTGAAAGAGATCCTGAGCGGATGCGTCCTGCCCGAAGGGATAACCCTCGAGGAAGTGCGCCGCTTCGCCGAGGTCACGCCGGAGCAGTACCGCGCCGGGTTGCAGTGGATCGCGCACCCTCCCGAGCCTCCGGCCAAGGGGAAGCCGCCGGTCCAGGATCCCGTGGGCCTGCTCATCAAGATTCTGGCGGCGACGCGCAATTACCACACCGCCGCCTTGCAGGCGCTGCAGCGGGGACCGTTCGATCTGACGGCGGTCTATTTCGAGGGGATCGACCTGGTGGGACATCGCTTCCAGCACTATCGAGCCCCGCGCATGCAGATCGCCGACGCAGAGGGGTATGCCCGCTTCCATGACGTCGTCACGAAGTTCTACATCCACCAGGATCGGCTCGTCGGGGAGTTGATCCGCAAGGCGGGCCCGGGGACGACCGTCCTGGTCCTCTCCGATCACGGCTTCAAGACGGGCGCCTCGCGGCCCGAGGGAGTCCTCCCCTACACCGTCGATCAGCCGGTGGAATGGCACCGGGAGGATGGGATCTTCATTCTGAGCGGCCCGGGCGCGGCGCATGGGACGCTGCGCGAACCAGCGACGTTGTTTGACATCACGCCGACGATTCTGGCACTGCTGGGCGCACCGCTGGCTTCCGACATGCCGGGGCATCCGCTTTCCTCCGCGCTGGATCCCGCCTTTCTGCGGGAGCACCCGCCGGGGAGGATCCCCTCCTATGAGGCGCTGGGCGCACCGCGCCGCGGCAGCGAGGCCGAGGAGGCGGAGGAGGTCTCCGCCGAGATGATGGCCCAGCTGCGCGCCCTCGGCTACGTGGGCGGCGGTGAAGCCGCCGCGCCGGCGCCTGCGAAGGGATCCGGCGGCCCCGCCGGTGACGGCGCGACCGACACGACGGTCAGCTATCACCGCAATCTGGCGACCTATTACCTGAGCGCCCATCGCTACCAGGAGGCAATAGACGAGCTGAACCGGGCCAACCAGCGGGAGAAGCTGCCGAAGAGCTACGGCATGCTGGCCGAGGCGCTCGACGCGCTGGGACGCAAGCCGGAAGCCCTCGCCGCGCTCGAGGAAGGATGGAAGGAGGTCCCCGAGGCGATGGCCCCCGATTCGGTCTTCTGGTACGTGCAGCTGAGCGCCGATCTCGGCGATGCGGCGCGCGGCCGCCGGTTCCTCGACAGCCATGCCGTGGCATTGAACGATACTCCGGCGCTGCGCGCGGCGGCCGAAGGCGTGCTGGCCGCCTCCGCTGGCGATTCCCGGGGGGCCGAGGAGCATTTCCTGATCGCCCTGCGTGCCGATCCGACCCTGGTGGCGGCGGCCCGCCCCCTGGCGGAGATCGCCGCGGCGCGCGGCAATCTCGAATCGCTGCGCCCGCTGCTCGAGGCGGGACTGAGGCGGAGCGACCGCATCGACGAATATCACAATTTGCTGGGGGCGCTCGATTCGAAAGCAGGAAGGAAAGAGCAGGCGCTGGCACATTTCCGGCGGGCCTGTGAGCTGTCGCCGGCCGATCCGCGCTTCGCGCTCAACCTCTCGCTCACCCTGATGGATCTGCAGCGCTGGAGCGAGGCGGCCGAGGCGCTGGATCGCGCCGTCGCGATCACCCCCGGGGCGGACCTGTTCCTGGCACTGGGCAACGCACGCCTGCAGACACGCGAGCCGGAGGCGGCCCTGGCGGCCTTCCGCCGGGCGAGCGAGGCCGGGGCCGATCCGGCGCGCGCCGAGCTGGGGATTGCGCTGAGCACGCTGCGCCTGCGGGGGCGCGACGAGGCGCTCGCCCTGGCGCGGGACAGCCTGGCGCGCCATCCTGAGAACCCTGCCCTCGCAGGCCTGGTGCGCGATCTGTCGGCGCAGCGCTAG